Part of the Vigna unguiculata cultivar IT97K-499-35 chromosome 3, ASM411807v1, whole genome shotgun sequence genome, tataaactaCATTTTGGTTTTTCTCTCAAACAACTTAGTGATCTTGAATATTTTTTGGACATTGGGGTAAAATATCTCTcctttttttatcaaacaaagTATGTTTGTGATATGCTTAACAAAGTTATGTAAGCAACTAAGAACATATCCACTCCCCTCCAAAGAGGTTTTTATCTTTCAACGTTATTGATTTTGCTTTTGACGTCAAAACTAAATGTTATTGATTATAGATTtctgttaaatatattttattttaaaatctgttAGTTTGATATATAGTTCGTATCAACTCTGTTTTTCTGTTACGCTCATTTTCATTCTTTATATCTTCTTGTTCCCTATATACAGGGCATTCATTGAACCCTGACATGAATATCAAGAATCAATTTTCTTCCTCTTAATTCTCTACtagttctattttcttttcacaccGAAGATTACTTTCTAACCGTACTCAATCCTCGTTGTAAAACATTTTTCTGTCATCCAGAAGGTTCATAATCCAGTTCAAAGAAAAAGCATCAAGATAAGTTGTAGAAACATCATTTGTATTAACTTTGCCCTTAGTTTTTCATATTATGAAGCAAGACAACCAAGAAATAATACAGGACAAGTATATATTTAAACGAGCATGGAAAAATCTAGACACCAACAACTAAACTTACAGGTACAAAAACTACAATACAATGTTATGATTAACAAAAAGACTTTTATCATAGTAAAATCGAACTAGTCTAGTGTAgatttagtttaattaattttttatagttataattaaaatattcaaaataattaagttgtacatttaacattttaattatggaaaatgtaaaatatatttttaattaataaagtaacaTCAATTATGTTTTAGGaatatttcattatagtatttataacataaattaaataagattttaatacttaaaaaaatatacgtGTTTAGtgtcattaatttattttacaaatttaatttttctaataccAATAGAAAATTAACACTTAAACAAAATtcatactaaattatgtatatattttaacgaagtttatctatttaaattaatattacgaagcaaaatccttttttttctttttccagtgaaactgaataattaatttttgaaataatttaattattttgaccaTTTTGAATTAGGTattctttaagatttttttttaggaaGTGTAAGAATTAAAGAGACTGCAGTTTCCCTCTCCCCCACTTGGAGTTGAGAAAACCTAGGAGTCGTCACCCCTGCAACACGACCACACTCTTTTCTTCCTCTCAGACTCATCCCTCGCTGTAAAGTTAGTGTTTTTTCCAATTTCAGAAGCAAAGATCCAAGCTTGGAGAACAAAAATGTTATACATAATTGGTTTAGGATTGGGTGATGAACAAGATATCACTTTGAAGGGTTTGGAAGCTGTGAAGAAGTGCCACAAGGTTTATATGGAAGCTTACACTTCCCTCCTCTCCTTTGGTCTCTCCACCAATGGCATCTCCAACTTGGTACCATCTTTTATCTCCCATTCCTTTCTCATCCCATTATTCTTTCCCACTCCTTCAAATTTCACTCTTTTCATCTTCTTAGGAAAAACTATACGGTAAACCCATTATTCTTGCCGACAGAGAAATGGTAGAAGAAAAGGCCCATGAAATTCTTGCAGAAGCTCAGCATGACCACGTTGCTTTTCTCGTCGTTGGGGACCCTTTTGGGTATGCTATTACTTTCTTTTCAATGCAACATTTTCTTCCATCATATTATTCACAGTTTGATTGATTTGGTGTTTTTTTCCCAGGGCTACCACTCACACTGATCTTGTTGTTCGAGCCAAGAAGATGGGAATTGAAGTCAAAATAGTGCACAATGCGTCTGTGATGAATGCTATTGGAATTTGTGGTCTGCAACTTTACCGATATGGGGAGACTGTTTCTATACCTTTTTTTACCGAGACATGGAGACCTGATAGCTTCTATGAAAAGATTCAGAGAAACCGACTCATGGGACTGCACACTCTTTGCTTGTTAGGTTACTATCTGTTATCTGTGCTTTAGAATTTGCTGGGATAATCTTCTCTGTAAACGCTTGTGAgggaagaaaataagaagaaaacttCAATTAAGTTTGAAACTTGCTCCTGCTAGCTTCCTAATAagttagtttttaataaatgtatgagctaattttagtttatgtagaaacttattttgttttatttatatttgtattagtTTATTTCTGTAGATATAATGAACCTGATGTCTACTCTTGTACTTACATCACGCTCTAATGCATTATAGTCTGATTCGGCAGGTACTATATGAAACAGTGTGATTATGTTGTGAGTGCTTTTTCCTTCATTGCTGATTAGTGAACTCAAAAACTCTTTTACTAAACTTGTTATCTTCTGCTTCTTGGAATGTATTGTTAAAGCCTAGAGTGTGGCGTAAATATCTAAAAGATAGTTAGCGTAatagtttgtttttttattcaataatatgTTCAAAAAGATTGTACCATCTGAAGTTAAGGACATTAAAGGTTCTTCCTTTTTGTTTATTGAGAGAGCTAATATAATTTCCATTTGGTGTGGTTACAGATATTCGCGTGAAGGAGCCCACACTGGAATCTTTGTGCAGGTTGGTTTtcaaaatagtaatttttttttctcctgtTACTCGCGTAGGTATTGCTGAAGTTCTGTCAGTAATTGTGATGTTCTGGTGGTATCATGAcattcattaaattatttattttgaggcTTTTCTTTGTATGTTTCATGTATCCTTTTTATTGTGGTTATTTCAGAGGGAAAAAAGCCTATGAACCACCCAGATATATGACGATAAACACAGCCATTGAGCAGCTTTTGGAGATTGTGCAAGATCGTGAAGAATGTGGTGAGTTTCTAAGCATTTACACTAGTAGTTTTGATAAATTTCAACTGTAAATTATTTGCTTCTTGATTgcattaatttcaaatatttttagaccTTTGAACTTTGGGCTGGATACCTTATTACTTCTTGAATGTTTGAATCCATTCCCATTCCCACATACATTCATAAGTTGCCATGCTTTTGTAATCTGCTCTCTTGGCTGCGTATTTGTGAAGGTGAAATAGTATAACAATTTCTAATCTGGAGAATTTATCAATTCCTTCCCCTCTTTGCCTTGTAGCCTATACTGAGGATACCGAGTGTGTTGGGCTTGCACGGCTTGGTAGTGAAGATCAGATGATAGTAGCTGGAACAATGAAGCAGTTACAGTTAATTGATTTTGGAGCACCTTTACATTGCCTTGTCATAGCTGGCAATACCCATCCTGTGGAGGAAGAGATGCTGGATTTTTACAGATGCAGGACATAGATACTTATGACAGCAGGACCAGTTTAATTTAGCAAAAGggacttactttttttttttttttgttgaaggAGCCCTTGTGTTTTTGCTCTTTATGTACAACTTTTTGGTTTCTAATCAAGGctaaaaaaagttaactaaaatttattggtggatggagagtttatgggtcttgaaATGTATTCAGCCCCCGAAAAGTGATTATTTTCTCAGTTGTAACTATATATCCAATTGAAATTGGTACCTATGTTATTTTGCTTTCTATCAGATCCTATGTTCTAGTCTTTGCTTAGTTTGTTAAATAATTTGGTTTGTGATGTTCTGCATAGCCTAGTTTGCTGTTGATATTTTTGGTTTCTATAACAACTCGTGTTATGAGTATTtctattgatttattttgtttcttaaattcGACCTATAACGATAAGGATACcattataaaattgtttctttttgtgAACAAAATTATGCTAAATAAAGTGTAACCTGGTAGTGGCAAGTATTC contains:
- the LOC114176477 gene encoding probable diphthine methyl ester synthase — protein: MLYIIGLGLGDEQDITLKGLEAVKKCHKVYMEAYTSLLSFGLSTNGISNLEKLYGKPIILADREMVEEKAHEILAEAQHDHVAFLVVGDPFGATTHTDLVVRAKKMGIEVKIVHNASVMNAIGICGLQLYRYGETVSIPFFTETWRPDSFYEKIQRNRLMGLHTLCLLDIRVKEPTLESLCRGKKAYEPPRYMTINTAIEQLLEIVQDREECAYTEDTECVGLARLGSEDQMIVAGTMKQLQLIDFGAPLHCLVIAGNTHPVEEEMLDFYRCRT